In Cycloclasticus sp., a single genomic region encodes these proteins:
- a CDS encoding PAS domain S-box protein, whose protein sequence is MSTARTTSKTNRGSYILALLVFVFFAGGALYYIKLQSNELQKQSTISIIKMQQKNHFVNGMASNIRSRSYTLLSMLNEKDPFVLDKLNQKLFHTAFLFRTNRDALKEIPLTAQQTHTLNELLELTGANSKKQIEVANLLINEHKVQATSLLFDTAIPNQAPMTSLINAFVDLVEQENKLILDELQNRISKNQKITFFISMLLSLFAISLITLLIQLLKDRDLLIAKKTVLNKNLIDSALDAIIVTNDKGTITVFNEGASNLFGYTQTELLNKHINSLLTIDFDYLLILNEKSDFEKNNEGPYLEDAAIHKNLRLLPVLLSIADTGVSGDSRYNLIIRDLTTNKASERFLLEQTRELNEIRARYKKLSETEHLN, encoded by the coding sequence ATGTCCACTGCGCGAACGACAAGCAAAACAAATAGAGGCTCATATATTCTAGCCTTACTTGTATTTGTTTTTTTTGCTGGTGGCGCATTATATTACATCAAGCTTCAATCGAACGAACTGCAGAAACAGTCGACTATATCGATTATCAAAATGCAGCAAAAAAACCATTTCGTGAATGGCATGGCAAGCAATATCCGTTCTCGTTCTTATACTTTATTAAGTATGCTGAACGAAAAGGATCCTTTCGTATTAGATAAGCTCAACCAGAAGCTTTTCCATACCGCTTTTTTGTTTAGAACTAACCGTGATGCCCTCAAAGAAATTCCGTTGACAGCACAACAGACTCACACATTAAATGAATTGCTTGAGCTCACTGGCGCTAACTCTAAGAAACAAATCGAGGTTGCCAATTTATTGATCAATGAGCATAAAGTTCAAGCTACGTCGTTATTATTTGATACCGCTATTCCTAACCAAGCCCCAATGACGTCTCTGATAAATGCCTTTGTTGATTTGGTCGAACAAGAAAACAAACTCATACTAGACGAGCTTCAAAACCGTATCAGTAAAAATCAAAAAATAACATTCTTCATTAGCATGTTATTAAGTCTCTTTGCCATCAGCTTAATAACACTCCTTATTCAGCTGCTAAAAGATCGTGATCTATTGATAGCTAAAAAAACAGTATTAAATAAAAACCTTATCGATTCCGCACTTGACGCCATCATTGTTACAAATGACAAGGGTACCATTACTGTTTTTAATGAGGGCGCATCAAATTTATTTGGTTACACACAAACTGAACTCTTAAATAAACACATAAATTCACTGCTAACGATCGACTTTGACTACTTACTCATACTCAATGAAAAGAGTGACTTTGAAAAAAACAACGAAGGGCCTTACCTCGAAGACGCCGCTATCCACAAGAATTTAAGGTTGCTGCCCGTGCTGTTATCGATAGCAGATACTGGTGTATCTGGTGACAGTCGGTACAACTTAATCATTCGTGACCTCACTACAAACAAAGCCAGCGAGCGTTTCCTGCTTGAGCAAACTCGCGAACTGAACGAAATAAGGGCTCGATATAAAAAGTTAAGTGAGACAGAACATCTTAACTAA
- a CDS encoding sodium ion-translocating decarboxylase subunit beta has product MDSGILQIWQSTGIANFEWGNILMIAIGLLLIYLAIAKNFEPLLLLPIGFGGILANIPIAEISGPEGLLGMLYHMGVDTGLFPLLIFMGVGALTDFGALIAMPSLLVLGAAAQFGIFATLLGALAMNMIPGMEFSLADASAIAIIGGADGPTAIFLASKLAPDLLGAIAVAAYSYMALVPLIQPPIMRFLTTESERKVEMKHLRHVSKKERIIFPLAILTVVILFLPASAPLIGMLAFGNLMRESGVVDRLSSTAQNELINIVTIFLGLAVGSKLSADKFLTAETLGILVLGMAAFSIGTAGGILMGKVMHKVTGGKVNPLIGAAGVSAVPMAARVVNKVGQEANPHNYLLMHAMGPNVAGVIGSAVAAGVLLAVVG; this is encoded by the coding sequence ATGGATAGCGGCATATTACAAATTTGGCAATCGACTGGCATCGCAAATTTCGAATGGGGAAATATCTTAATGATAGCCATTGGTCTATTATTAATTTATTTAGCGATTGCTAAAAACTTTGAACCTTTATTATTACTACCGATTGGTTTTGGTGGTATTTTAGCGAATATTCCCATTGCGGAAATTAGTGGGCCAGAGGGCTTGTTAGGCATGTTGTACCACATGGGTGTTGATACGGGTTTGTTTCCGTTACTGATTTTCATGGGAGTGGGGGCGTTAACAGACTTTGGTGCGCTTATTGCGATGCCAAGTTTATTAGTGCTTGGTGCGGCAGCACAATTTGGCATTTTTGCCACTTTGCTCGGCGCATTAGCCATGAATATGATTCCGGGTATGGAATTTAGTTTAGCAGATGCTTCGGCTATCGCCATTATTGGTGGTGCAGATGGGCCGACGGCTATATTCTTGGCGTCCAAACTAGCACCTGATTTATTGGGCGCTATCGCTGTGGCGGCTTATTCTTATATGGCTTTAGTACCGCTTATTCAACCACCGATAATGCGCTTTTTGACAACTGAATCAGAGCGTAAAGTTGAAATGAAGCATCTAAGGCACGTCAGTAAGAAAGAAAGGATTATTTTCCCCTTAGCAATACTGACCGTTGTCATTTTGTTTTTACCGGCGTCAGCGCCACTGATTGGCATGTTGGCCTTCGGTAATTTAATGCGCGAAAGTGGCGTGGTTGATCGTCTAAGCTCAACAGCTCAAAATGAACTGATTAATATCGTAACGATTTTCTTGGGGTTGGCAGTGGGTTCAAAACTGTCAGCTGATAAGTTCTTAACAGCTGAAACACTGGGTATTTTAGTATTAGGTATGGCCGCTTTTTCAATCGGTACAGCAGGCGGCATCCTAATGGGTAAAGTGATGCATAAAGTAACAGGTGGAAAAGTTAATCCTTTAATTGGTGCGGCCGGCGTATCAGCGGTTCCAATGGCGGCGCGAGTGGTGAATAAAGTCGGGCAAGAAGCGAACCCACATAATTACCTGTTGATGCATGCAATGGGGCCTAACGTAGCAGGTGTTATTGGTTCTGCTGTTGCGGCCGGTGTATTGTTAGCCGTAGTAGGCTAG
- the oadA gene encoding sodium-extruding oxaloacetate decarboxylase subunit alpha: MNPLKITDVVLRDAHQSLFATRLRIEDMLPIAEKLDKIGYWSLETWGGATFDSCIRYLGEDPWERLRLLKAAMPNTQQQMLLRGQNLLGYRHYADDVVRKFVERAAENGMDVFRIFDAMNDVRNLDTAIKATVEVGKHAQGTISYTESPVHTLDGWVDMGKRLEDAGCHSIAIKDMAGLLKPYVAEELVKRLKAECDVPIALHSHATTGMSVATCLKAVDAGLDMLDTAISSMSMTYGHSPTETFIAMLEGTDRATGLNIESVEEVAAYFRTVRPKYAEFEGSLKGVDSRILIAQVPGGMLTNLESQLKLQNAADKIDEVLAEIPLVRKDLGYLPLVTPTSQIVGTQAVMNVLMGERYKSISKETAGVLKGEYGATPAAVDAELQARVLEGAEVITCRPADLIDDELDKLASELEAKAKEENLELADQVIDDVLTYALFPQVGLDFIKNRNNPDAFEPVPTGVVAVAAAEPVGSETYDVAVNGKLYQVEVGPSGSIDNLKAVAAPSTPAAAPKEVEASGAYCQNEPLLSPMAGNIIRIAVATGDDVHEGDVVITLEAMKMETEVRAHIEGQISDVFVKEGESVPAGAPLILIC; this comes from the coding sequence ATGAACCCATTAAAAATTACTGACGTCGTTTTACGCGATGCACACCAATCCCTTTTTGCAACACGCTTGCGAATTGAAGACATGTTACCGATTGCAGAAAAGCTGGATAAAATCGGTTATTGGTCACTAGAAACATGGGGTGGCGCAACATTTGACTCCTGTATTCGTTACTTAGGCGAAGATCCTTGGGAGCGTTTGAGGTTGTTAAAAGCAGCTATGCCTAATACACAACAACAGATGTTATTACGTGGCCAGAATTTACTCGGTTACAGGCATTACGCTGATGACGTGGTTCGGAAATTTGTTGAACGTGCGGCTGAAAATGGTATGGATGTGTTCCGTATTTTTGATGCGATGAATGATGTGCGCAACTTGGATACTGCTATTAAAGCAACGGTAGAAGTTGGTAAGCACGCGCAAGGTACTATTTCGTATACTGAAAGCCCGGTGCATACCCTCGATGGTTGGGTTGATATGGGTAAACGTTTAGAAGATGCGGGCTGTCATTCAATTGCGATTAAAGATATGGCCGGTCTTTTAAAACCTTATGTGGCAGAAGAGTTGGTTAAGCGCTTAAAAGCTGAGTGTGACGTGCCTATTGCGTTGCATAGTCATGCTACAACAGGGATGAGTGTTGCTACTTGTTTAAAAGCAGTTGATGCTGGGCTAGATATGCTGGATACGGCTATCTCGTCTATGAGTATGACCTATGGTCACTCACCAACAGAAACCTTTATCGCGATGCTTGAAGGAACCGATCGTGCAACAGGGTTAAATATTGAAAGTGTTGAAGAAGTGGCTGCATACTTTAGAACTGTCCGCCCGAAATACGCAGAGTTTGAAGGCTCACTGAAAGGTGTGGATTCAAGGATCTTAATTGCTCAAGTACCTGGTGGTATGTTGACCAACCTTGAGAGTCAATTAAAACTACAAAATGCGGCTGATAAAATCGATGAAGTATTGGCTGAAATCCCATTGGTTCGTAAAGACCTAGGGTATTTACCATTGGTAACACCGACATCGCAAATTGTAGGTACGCAAGCGGTGATGAATGTTTTGATGGGTGAACGTTATAAATCAATCAGCAAAGAAACCGCGGGTGTCCTAAAAGGCGAATACGGCGCAACACCTGCAGCTGTAGATGCAGAGCTTCAAGCACGCGTTTTAGAAGGGGCAGAAGTGATCACTTGTCGCCCAGCTGACTTAATAGATGATGAGTTAGATAAATTAGCATCAGAGCTAGAAGCTAAAGCGAAAGAAGAAAACTTAGAGTTAGCGGACCAAGTGATTGATGACGTACTAACGTATGCGCTATTTCCTCAAGTTGGTTTGGACTTTATTAAAAATAGAAATAACCCAGACGCTTTTGAACCCGTACCAACAGGTGTTGTTGCAGTTGCTGCGGCTGAGCCTGTGGGTAGTGAAACATATGACGTGGCTGTTAACGGCAAGCTCTATCAAGTTGAAGTGGGCCCAAGCGGCTCAATCGACAACCTGAAAGCGGTAGCTGCTCCTAGTACTCCTGCTGCTGCCCCAAAAGAAGTTGAAGCATCGGGTGCTTATTGCCAAAATGAGCCTTTGTTGTCTCCTATGGCTGGCAATATTATTAGAATAGCAGTCGCAACAGGTGATGATGTGCATGAAGGTGATGTAGTTATCACCTTAGAAGCGATGAAGATGGAAACGGAAGTAAGAGCGCATATTGAAGGCCAAATATCCGATGTTTTTGTTAAAGAAGGTGAATCAGTTCCTGCTGGTGCACCATTGATCCTAATTTGTTAA
- a CDS encoding OadG family transporter subunit, with product MNVSNLLEQGVELMMLGMGMVFFILGLLVFVIKAVSFFVERYEPVVEHSAKVPVSKGINEDVVAAITIAVQRFRSK from the coding sequence ATGAATGTTTCAAATTTATTAGAACAAGGTGTCGAACTAATGATGCTTGGGATGGGGATGGTTTTCTTTATCTTGGGCTTGTTAGTTTTTGTTATTAAAGCAGTTTCTTTTTTTGTTGAGCGATACGAACCCGTCGTTGAACACAGTGCTAAAGTTCCTGTTTCCAAAGGTATTAATGAAGATGTCGTTGCGGCAATTACCATTGCTGTTCAACGTTTTCGCTCTAAATAA
- the fliJ gene encoding flagellar export protein FliJ — MKKSKRFEPVKRIAENNETAAAVKMSQSVQEQKNSLSQLEKLKEYRDDYVAQFKIKGQGGMSASRLQGYQAFVQKLDGAIEEQIGAVQRMKVKVGEHQQAFQKTNSRKKVVEKLIEKSKQEELAEVGRQEQKDADDRVLKGAQFD; from the coding sequence TTGAAAAAATCAAAAAGATTCGAGCCAGTCAAAAGAATTGCTGAAAATAACGAAACAGCCGCGGCTGTAAAAATGAGTCAATCGGTTCAAGAGCAAAAAAATTCTCTTAGTCAGTTGGAAAAACTAAAAGAGTACCGTGATGACTACGTTGCCCAGTTTAAGATTAAAGGGCAAGGCGGTATGTCGGCGTCAAGGTTACAGGGCTACCAAGCGTTTGTACAAAAGTTGGATGGTGCTATAGAGGAACAGATAGGGGCCGTTCAAAGAATGAAGGTGAAAGTTGGGGAGCACCAACAGGCTTTCCAAAAAACAAATAGTAGAAAAAAAGTGGTCGAAAAACTCATCGAGAAATCTAAGCAAGAAGAGTTAGCCGAAGTAGGCCGCCAAGAGCAGAAAGACGCTGATGACCGAGTGCTTAAGGGTGCTCAATTTGATTGA
- the fliI gene encoding flagellar protein export ATPase FliI — protein sequence MNAQTFVKQRANKWLYRLEGYKERIKDPQPMLVEGRLTRMVGLTLEAVGCRSTIGGRCMIETVDGNRTEAEVVGFSGERLYLMPTGDIRGLEQDCRVIPMGLTSMAHVGPGLLGRVIDGGGKPLDGKGPVHTTDTMPLHGRAMNPLGRRAITDPLDVGIGAINSLLTVGQGQRIGLFAGSGVGKSVLLGMMTKYTKADIVVVGLIGERGREVNEFVSKTLGAEGMARAVVVASPADAPPLMRMHGAMLATSIAEYFRDQGKNVLLLMDSLTRYAQAQREIALAINEPPATKGYPPSVFSKLPSLVERAGNSDVGGGSITAFYTVLTEGDDANDPIADASRAILDGHIHLSRSLAEAGHFPAIDLEASVSRLMTEVVPEEHQDMAREFRKINSRYQQNADLINVGAYQPGTNSLVDQAVDMHESMLEFLQQRITESVSFDESINGLQAVLKQGRSVAMPVVS from the coding sequence GTGAACGCTCAAACTTTTGTAAAACAGCGTGCCAACAAATGGCTTTACCGTCTGGAGGGCTATAAAGAGCGGATAAAAGACCCCCAGCCCATGTTGGTAGAAGGGCGGTTGACCCGTATGGTGGGTTTAACGTTGGAAGCGGTGGGCTGTCGTTCAACAATTGGTGGTCGTTGTATGATCGAAACAGTCGACGGTAATCGTACGGAAGCGGAAGTGGTTGGTTTTTCAGGCGAGCGCCTTTATTTAATGCCAACCGGCGATATTAGAGGTCTTGAGCAAGACTGTCGTGTTATCCCGATGGGCTTAACCAGTATGGCGCACGTAGGTCCTGGGTTATTGGGTCGTGTGATAGATGGTGGCGGCAAGCCGTTGGATGGAAAAGGCCCAGTTCACACGACCGACACCATGCCTTTGCATGGGCGAGCTATGAACCCATTGGGCAGGAGAGCCATTACAGACCCGCTTGACGTGGGAATTGGCGCGATCAATTCTTTGTTGACTGTTGGCCAAGGGCAGCGGATAGGCTTGTTTGCTGGTAGTGGAGTGGGTAAAAGTGTGTTGCTGGGCATGATGACAAAATATACTAAGGCCGACATTGTCGTTGTTGGTTTGATCGGCGAACGTGGTCGAGAAGTAAACGAGTTTGTGAGTAAAACACTTGGTGCAGAAGGGATGGCGCGTGCTGTTGTTGTGGCTTCACCAGCTGATGCTCCGCCACTAATGCGGATGCACGGTGCGATGCTGGCGACGAGTATTGCAGAATACTTTCGAGATCAAGGTAAAAATGTTTTATTGCTGATGGATTCGTTAACGCGATATGCGCAGGCGCAGCGTGAAATTGCTTTAGCCATTAATGAACCACCTGCTACCAAAGGTTATCCACCTTCTGTTTTTAGTAAGTTGCCCAGCCTAGTAGAGCGTGCGGGTAATTCGGATGTGGGTGGGGGCTCTATTACCGCCTTTTATACGGTGTTAACAGAAGGCGATGACGCTAATGACCCTATTGCTGACGCAAGTCGAGCGATCCTAGATGGGCATATTCACTTGTCTCGAAGTTTGGCTGAAGCGGGGCACTTTCCAGCAATAGACCTAGAGGCGTCGGTCAGCCGCTTGATGACAGAGGTAGTTCCTGAAGAGCACCAAGATATGGCGCGTGAATTTAGAAAAATAAACTCAAGGTATCAACAAAATGCAGATTTAATTAATGTGGGTGCGTATCAACCCGGTACAAATTCGCTGGTCGATCAAGCCGTTGATATGCATGAATCGATGCTAGAATTTCTTCAGCAGCGAATAACAGAATCGGTCAGTTTTGATGAAAGCATTAATGGCTTGCAAGCCGTGTTGAAACAAGGGAGGTCGGTTGCTATGCCGGTGGTATCATAA
- a CDS encoding flagellar assembly protein FliH, translating to MILSKSSEKEDITSWNFPSFTGATSVDVEIGNVKAPTAGELEKLQQQTVQEASKRGYEEGFAKGLKASESQVAQQVASLKSVVQSLASPFEEFDERVENEIVALAIQISKQLIRRELKVDSGQVVGVVKEALKALPSSSQNIQLFLHPDDANLVKSAFSLDDETRWKVVEDPVITRGGCRVSTDASTIDATIENRLLAIIAQALGDERATS from the coding sequence ATGATTTTGTCTAAATCATCAGAAAAAGAGGATATTACCTCATGGAACTTCCCTTCATTTACAGGGGCGACATCCGTTGATGTTGAAATTGGCAATGTGAAAGCGCCGACTGCCGGTGAGCTTGAAAAACTACAGCAACAGACCGTACAAGAAGCGTCTAAAAGAGGCTATGAAGAGGGCTTTGCGAAAGGTTTGAAGGCGAGTGAATCGCAAGTTGCGCAGCAGGTGGCATCACTCAAATCGGTTGTTCAGTCATTAGCAAGTCCATTTGAAGAGTTTGATGAGCGAGTAGAGAATGAAATTGTAGCGTTAGCGATTCAAATTTCAAAACAGTTGATTCGGCGAGAGTTGAAAGTAGATTCTGGACAAGTAGTGGGTGTGGTTAAAGAGGCGTTAAAGGCGCTGCCTTCAAGTTCTCAAAACATACAATTATTTTTACACCCTGATGATGCTAACTTGGTTAAATCAGCTTTTTCTCTAGATGATGAAACTCGCTGGAAAGTGGTTGAAGACCCCGTTATTACACGTGGTGGTTGTCGCGTATCGACTGACGCTTCTACGATTGATGCGACGATCGAAAACAGGCTACTAGCTATTATTGCGCAAGCGCTTGGTGATGAAAGGGCGACTTCGTGA
- the fliG gene encoding flagellar motor switch protein FliG, whose translation MAEEQATELSGTAKAAVLLLSLGEDHAAGVMKHMGPKEVQQVGSAMATLENITTETLDSVVGYFITTIGGQTALGIDSDKYIKNVLTNALGVDKAGGVIDRILLGRNSKGLEQLKWMDPRTIAELIRLEHPQIIAIVLSYLDSDQAAETLGYLAPRLRPDVLMRIAVLEGVHPDALQELDAIMEKQLSGNSGAQTAQMGGIQTAANILNFMEGSVSAELIDAVVDSDDEIGQLIQDKMFVFDNLIDVDDRGIQGLLKEVSTDVLTLALRAAEEALKEKVFANMSKRAAEMLRDDMEAAPPAKVSDVEAAQKEVLVIARRLADSGEISLGGGGGDDFV comes from the coding sequence ATGGCTGAAGAACAAGCAACAGAATTGAGTGGTACGGCAAAAGCTGCTGTGTTGTTGTTGTCGCTGGGTGAAGATCACGCGGCGGGTGTGATGAAACATATGGGGCCGAAAGAAGTTCAACAAGTGGGTTCTGCGATGGCGACCCTGGAGAACATCACCACAGAAACACTCGATTCAGTAGTTGGGTATTTTATTACTACTATTGGTGGTCAGACAGCGTTAGGCATTGATTCGGATAAATACATCAAAAATGTATTAACCAATGCATTGGGCGTTGATAAGGCCGGCGGTGTGATTGATCGGATTTTATTGGGTAGAAATTCTAAAGGTTTGGAGCAATTAAAATGGATGGATCCTCGTACGATCGCTGAATTAATCAGGCTAGAACATCCGCAGATTATTGCCATTGTTTTATCGTATTTGGATAGTGATCAAGCGGCTGAAACGTTGGGTTACCTTGCGCCAAGACTGCGGCCTGATGTGCTAATGCGTATTGCTGTATTGGAAGGGGTGCATCCGGATGCGTTGCAAGAGTTAGACGCTATTATGGAGAAACAACTGTCGGGTAATTCTGGCGCGCAAACCGCTCAAATGGGCGGTATTCAAACGGCGGCAAATATTTTGAACTTTATGGAAGGATCTGTGAGTGCTGAATTGATTGATGCAGTGGTCGATTCCGATGATGAAATTGGGCAGTTAATTCAAGATAAAATGTTTGTGTTTGATAATCTTATTGACGTGGATGATCGTGGTATTCAAGGGTTATTAAAAGAAGTTTCAACAGACGTGTTAACGCTTGCGCTACGTGCTGCAGAAGAAGCGTTGAAAGAAAAAGTATTTGCCAATATGTCTAAACGTGCGGCGGAAATGCTGCGTGATGACATGGAAGCAGCGCCTCCCGCAAAAGTGAGTGACGTTGAGGCGGCACAAAAAGAAGTGTTGGTTATCGCAAGGCGTTTAGCAGATTCAGGTGAAATTTCATTAGGTGGCGGCGGAGGTGATGATTTTGTCTAA
- the fliF gene encoding flagellar basal-body MS-ring/collar protein FliF, with product MGTPAGQMQVQIPQGNMMVRQLGVMVALAISVALGVAVVLWSQTPNYSLLYSNLGDRELSAVVSGLQQSGVEYKLDAGSGAILVPSSKVDELRLQLAGLGLPRGGGQGFELLEKDTGFGGSQAIEKARIQRALEGEIARSIVTIQSVRSARVLLAIPKQSVFLRHRKKPSASVVVDMHQGRELKKSEVAAILHLVSSAVPMLDATQVTIVDQKGSLLSSKTSNDTMSMTSNQFEYKQGVEEHLIGRVENILLPIVGMGAIRASVSADVDFTITEQTQEQYNPDLPALRSEQVTEEQSSLAGAHGIPGALSNQPPVAGVAPEVVAGGEAANEAPAASMNVNKRAIKNYELDKKISHTKLSTGRIKRVSVAVVIDNKQGAVTAEGVAGASVAYTTEEIAKFTRLVKEAVGFDELRGDSVTVTNLAFIQPEVPAALPEIPLWEQAWVLDIAKQAVGGIFALILIFVVLKPTIKSLLEKPTVAMVTEGAQGMVMGADGNMVAAGGGMAQGNMASASAGGAPLALESDEELMMLEAPKSYEQRLEMAQKIAGEDPKRVAQVMKTWIQE from the coding sequence ATGGGAACTCCCGCAGGTCAAATGCAAGTGCAGATACCCCAAGGCAATATGATGGTGCGTCAGCTAGGCGTCATGGTGGCACTAGCGATTAGTGTCGCATTAGGCGTTGCGGTCGTGTTGTGGTCGCAAACGCCAAACTACAGTTTGTTATACAGTAATTTAGGTGATCGTGAACTGAGCGCTGTGGTGTCAGGTTTGCAGCAGTCAGGCGTTGAGTACAAGTTAGACGCGGGTTCAGGTGCCATTTTAGTACCGTCATCAAAAGTGGATGAATTACGCTTACAGTTGGCAGGCTTAGGTTTGCCGCGCGGTGGTGGTCAAGGGTTTGAGCTGTTAGAAAAAGATACAGGTTTTGGTGGCAGTCAGGCGATTGAGAAAGCGCGTATTCAACGTGCGCTTGAAGGTGAAATTGCCCGATCAATTGTGACCATTCAAAGTGTGCGCTCGGCCCGTGTTTTACTGGCGATACCGAAACAATCAGTTTTTTTAAGGCACCGTAAAAAACCGAGCGCGTCTGTTGTTGTCGATATGCATCAAGGGCGTGAGCTTAAAAAATCTGAAGTAGCTGCTATTTTACATTTAGTGTCTTCGGCTGTACCAATGCTTGATGCTACGCAGGTCACGATCGTTGATCAAAAAGGCTCGCTTCTAAGTTCTAAAACGTCAAATGACACGATGTCTATGACGAGTAATCAATTTGAATATAAGCAAGGTGTGGAAGAGCATCTTATTGGGCGTGTTGAAAATATCTTATTACCGATTGTAGGTATGGGGGCTATTCGTGCATCAGTCTCTGCGGATGTTGATTTTACGATAACAGAACAAACGCAAGAACAATACAATCCTGATTTGCCGGCCTTGAGAAGCGAACAGGTGACCGAAGAGCAGAGCAGTTTGGCCGGAGCGCACGGCATTCCAGGGGCCTTATCAAATCAGCCGCCAGTTGCGGGAGTGGCGCCAGAAGTAGTCGCTGGTGGTGAAGCGGCAAATGAGGCGCCTGCTGCATCGATGAACGTCAATAAGAGGGCGATTAAAAATTATGAATTGGATAAAAAGATTAGTCACACCAAGCTATCAACGGGGCGTATAAAACGGGTGAGCGTTGCGGTGGTTATTGATAATAAACAAGGTGCGGTGACAGCTGAAGGTGTAGCAGGGGCATCGGTGGCGTATACGACTGAAGAAATCGCTAAGTTCACCCGCCTAGTTAAGGAAGCTGTTGGTTTCGATGAACTGCGTGGTGACAGTGTTACCGTGACTAATTTAGCTTTTATCCAGCCAGAGGTGCCGGCCGCTTTACCTGAAATACCTTTATGGGAGCAAGCGTGGGTGCTGGATATCGCTAAACAAGCTGTAGGTGGAATCTTTGCACTGATCTTAATATTCGTTGTGTTAAAGCCAACCATTAAATCATTATTAGAAAAGCCAACCGTTGCAATGGTGACTGAGGGAGCGCAAGGTATGGTAATGGGGGCGGATGGAAACATGGTGGCAGCTGGCGGTGGAATGGCGCAAGGCAATATGGCTTCAGCCTCGGCAGGTGGTGCACCATTAGCGCTTGAGTCGGATGAAGAGTTGATGATGTTAGAGGCACCTAAAAGTTATGAGCAACGGCTCGAAATGGCGCAAAAGATTGCAGGGGAAGACCCTAAACGAGTTGCACAAGTTATGAAAACATGGATACAAGAATAA
- the fliE gene encoding flagellar hook-basal body complex protein FliE, with amino-acid sequence MSDMQISGVLAQMRAMSVQASSAVVETKPTNSSDFSTMLSQSIEAVNKTQKQAGALSTAFTTGETDASLAEVMVSLQKANLSFQTVLQTRNKLVDAYKDVMRMTM; translated from the coding sequence ATGAGTGATATGCAAATAAGTGGTGTGCTAGCCCAAATGAGAGCGATGTCAGTTCAGGCTTCAAGTGCTGTGGTTGAAACAAAACCAACGAACTCATCGGATTTTTCCACCATGTTAAGTCAGTCTATAGAGGCGGTGAATAAAACGCAGAAACAAGCTGGCGCACTGTCAACGGCGTTCACTACTGGCGAAACAGATGCTAGTTTGGCTGAGGTGATGGTGTCGTTACAAAAGGCTAATTTATCTTTTCAGACAGTTTTACAAACTCGAAACAAATTGGTCGATGCGTACAAAGATGTGATGCGGATGACAATGTAG